One region of Epilithonimonas zeae genomic DNA includes:
- the uvrC gene encoding excinuclease ABC subunit UvrC has protein sequence MNPNLELQLKTLPSEPGVYRYYDKNDQLLYVGKAKHLNKRVLSYFNKNQNGYRTRIMVSKIHRLETTVVNSEYDALLLENNLIKTHQPFYNVMLKDDKTYPWICIKNEDFPRIFLTRTKIKDGSEYYGPYAKVRPARILLDTIKSLYKIRTCNLNLAPEKIAEGKYRVCLEYHIKNCNGPCEDLESKEDYDEKVEAIRGIIKGDFRFAKKYLEERMYRFASNLEFEKAQMIKQNIESLDDYQAKHTVVNPSIDDVDVFGMTSDETAAYVNYFKIRNGSIVQSFTTEIKKVLEETDEDILEEAIVEIRQKFDSGSKEILIPFHLGIEIPNVKLIVPKVGDKKRIVELSEKNAKEYRVEKLKQVQIVDPERHTNRIMSEMQKILHMPVEPRHIEGFDNSNIQGTNPVSACVVFKDGKPSKADYRIFHPKTVEGPNDFATMEEVIYRRYRRLIDEGEPLPQLILIDGGKGQLSSAVKSLKLLGLYGKITIIGIAKRLEEIYFPEDSIPLYIDKKAETLKILQRVRDEAHRFGVKHHRTRRKNSTIKSELEEIPGVGGKTIELLLSKLKSVKRVKEADIVTLEEILGKAKAKIVWEFFNKN, from the coding sequence GTGAATCCTAATTTAGAACTTCAGCTCAAAACTCTTCCTTCGGAACCAGGCGTTTATCGTTATTATGATAAGAACGACCAGCTTTTGTATGTTGGGAAAGCCAAACATCTTAACAAGAGAGTTCTTTCTTACTTCAACAAAAATCAGAACGGTTATAGAACCAGAATAATGGTTTCTAAAATCCATAGATTGGAGACAACCGTTGTGAATAGCGAGTACGACGCACTTCTTTTGGAAAACAACCTCATAAAAACGCATCAGCCTTTTTACAATGTGATGTTGAAAGATGATAAAACTTATCCTTGGATTTGCATCAAGAATGAGGACTTTCCAAGAATTTTTCTGACAAGAACTAAAATTAAAGACGGCTCCGAATATTATGGTCCTTATGCCAAAGTGAGACCAGCGAGAATTCTGCTTGATACGATTAAAAGTCTTTATAAAATACGAACGTGCAACCTGAATCTTGCTCCAGAGAAAATTGCGGAAGGAAAATACCGGGTTTGTTTGGAATATCATATCAAAAATTGCAATGGTCCTTGCGAAGACTTGGAATCTAAGGAAGATTACGACGAAAAAGTAGAAGCTATCCGAGGAATTATCAAAGGTGATTTCCGTTTTGCAAAAAAATATCTGGAAGAAAGAATGTATCGTTTTGCTTCGAATCTGGAATTTGAGAAAGCGCAGATGATAAAGCAGAATATAGAATCTCTGGATGATTACCAAGCCAAACATACAGTTGTGAATCCAAGTATTGATGATGTGGATGTTTTTGGAATGACGAGCGATGAAACGGCGGCTTATGTGAATTATTTCAAAATCAGAAATGGTTCTATTGTTCAGAGTTTTACTACAGAAATCAAGAAAGTTTTGGAAGAAACGGATGAAGATATTTTGGAAGAAGCCATTGTGGAGATTCGTCAGAAATTTGATTCGGGTTCGAAGGAGATTCTAATTCCATTCCATTTAGGAATCGAAATCCCTAATGTAAAATTGATTGTCCCGAAAGTTGGCGATAAGAAAAGAATTGTAGAGCTTTCTGAAAAAAACGCCAAAGAATATCGTGTTGAGAAGTTGAAACAAGTTCAGATTGTTGACCCGGAAAGGCATACTAATAGGATAATGTCCGAGATGCAGAAAATTCTGCATATGCCTGTAGAACCGCGCCACATAGAAGGTTTTGACAACTCAAATATCCAGGGAACCAATCCTGTTTCGGCTTGCGTAGTTTTCAAAGACGGAAAACCAAGTAAAGCAGATTACAGGATTTTCCATCCAAAAACGGTTGAAGGTCCAAACGACTTTGCAACAATGGAAGAAGTAATTTACCGTCGTTACAGAAGATTAATTGACGAAGGTGAACCCTTACCTCAGCTGATTCTAATTGATGGTGGAAAAGGTCAATTATCATCCGCAGTCAAAAGTTTGAAACTGCTTGGACTTTACGGAAAAATAACAATCATCGGAATTGCTAAAAGATTGGAAGAAATTTATTTTCCAGAAGATTCGATTCCATTGTATATTGATAAAAAGGCTGAAACACTTAAGATTCTTCAACGTGTGAGAGACGAAGCCCATCGTTTTGGTGTAAAACATCACAGAACTAGACGAAAAAATTCTACAATCAAATCTGAGTTGGAAGAAATCCCAGGCGTTGGCGGAAAAACAATTGAACTGCTTTTATCAAAACTGAAATCTGTAAAAAGAGTGAAAGAAGCCGACATCGTCACATTGGAAGAAATTCTTGGAAAAGCTAAGGCAAAAATTGTCTGGGAGTTTTTTAACAAGAATTAA
- a CDS encoding PglZ domain-containing protein: MSGKILWIDDEVDLLKPHIVFLENKGYNVTPVNNVNEALEMIEREKYELTFLDENMPGISGLEAIPMIKEKDNALKIVMVTKSEEEHIMEQAIGSQIEDYILKPVNPNQVLLSLKKILQSESLVEQKTIVDYQQEFRNLSMELSYLRTYQDWAEYYKKILSWEVKFDKVSDNEFADLLQNQKEEANIQFSKFIENNYEEWLHSNEKPMMSHTLFKDKVKPELEKEKVLLLMIDNLRYDQWKVIEPLFTKFYNKTSEDYYFSILPTATQYARNSFFAGLMPSEIEKRFPEYWFNDNEEGNKNEHERDFLEDQMKRLGLSSKSMKYLKILNSDFERKILDDFNQHKNNDLLVIVYNFIDILSHAKTDNNIVNQLIRDDKTFRSLTYNWFENSSLLKIIKTAAENGFKLVITTDHGTIYVKKPSKVVGDRETSTNIRYKTGRSLTYEDKDVWAINNPDKLFLPKGNLSSKYIFAKNNIFLAYPKNYNHFVNYYKDTYQHGGISLEEVIIPISILEPK; the protein is encoded by the coding sequence ATGTCAGGAAAAATTTTATGGATAGATGATGAGGTTGATTTACTAAAACCACACATTGTTTTTCTCGAAAATAAAGGTTATAACGTTACTCCGGTGAATAATGTGAACGAAGCGCTGGAAATGATAGAGCGAGAAAAATACGAGTTAACTTTTCTTGACGAAAACATGCCTGGGATCTCCGGCTTGGAAGCAATTCCGATGATTAAGGAAAAAGATAATGCGCTCAAAATCGTAATGGTTACGAAAAGTGAAGAGGAGCACATTATGGAACAGGCGATTGGTTCTCAGATAGAGGATTATATCTTAAAACCTGTGAATCCAAATCAGGTTCTTTTATCACTCAAAAAAATCCTTCAAAGCGAATCTTTGGTTGAGCAAAAGACAATTGTTGACTATCAGCAGGAATTCCGTAATCTGAGTATGGAGTTATCTTATCTAAGGACTTATCAAGACTGGGCAGAATATTACAAAAAAATCTTGAGCTGGGAAGTGAAATTCGATAAAGTTTCGGATAATGAGTTTGCAGATTTGCTTCAAAACCAAAAAGAAGAAGCCAATATCCAGTTCTCAAAATTCATTGAAAACAATTACGAAGAATGGCTTCATAGTAACGAAAAACCAATGATGAGCCACACGCTTTTCAAAGACAAAGTGAAGCCGGAGTTGGAAAAAGAAAAAGTTCTTTTGTTGATGATTGATAACTTGAGATATGACCAATGGAAAGTGATTGAGCCATTATTCACCAAGTTCTATAACAAAACTTCCGAGGATTATTATTTCAGTATTTTACCAACAGCGACGCAATATGCAAGGAACTCATTTTTTGCAGGGTTAATGCCTTCAGAAATCGAGAAAAGATTCCCGGAATATTGGTTTAATGATAATGAAGAAGGTAACAAAAACGAGCACGAAAGAGATTTCTTGGAAGACCAAATGAAACGTTTGGGACTATCAAGTAAATCGATGAAATACTTGAAAATCCTGAACTCAGATTTTGAAAGGAAAATTTTAGACGATTTCAATCAACATAAAAACAACGATTTATTAGTTATCGTTTACAACTTTATCGATATCTTATCTCACGCAAAAACCGATAACAATATTGTAAATCAATTGATTAGAGACGATAAAACCTTCAGGTCTTTGACTTATAACTGGTTCGAGAATTCATCTTTGCTGAAAATTATCAAAACTGCAGCAGAAAATGGATTCAAATTGGTCATTACAACCGATCACGGCACAATTTATGTTAAAAAACCTAGTAAGGTAGTTGGCGATAGAGAAACGTCGACCAATATAAGATACAAGACAGGACGAAGTTTGACTTATGAAGATAAAGATGTTTGGGCGATTAACAATCCCGACAAACTCTTTCTGCCAAAAGGAAATCTGAGTTCCAAATATATTTTCGCCAAGAACAATATATTTTTAGCATACCCGAAGAACTATAATCACTTTGTGAATTATTACAAAGATACTTATCAGCACGGAGGGATTTCCCTAGAGGAAGTCATCATCCCGATAAGCATACTAGAACCCAAGTAG
- a CDS encoding DUF2892 domain-containing protein, protein MNKYIKFVVAAIIIALGVYLMFNRNIGWGIVLVVLSAIPIALFFKNENILLAFWQLRKQNMEKASKFLANITNFQSQLHKSQYGYFHYLQALTTAQDNPQKTEGLMKKALDYGLNMKHDRAMAKLNLAAAALSKGRKNEAQKLLDEAKQLDSAGMMTDQIKMMKEQMKMPTMQKHMHNPNMRMRGKFH, encoded by the coding sequence ATGAACAAATACATAAAATTTGTAGTCGCTGCAATCATTATCGCCTTGGGCGTTTATCTGATGTTCAATCGTAATATCGGTTGGGGAATCGTTTTGGTTGTGCTTTCTGCAATCCCAATCGCACTTTTCTTCAAAAACGAAAATATTCTTTTGGCATTTTGGCAACTGAGAAAACAAAATATGGAAAAAGCTTCCAAGTTTTTGGCTAATATCACCAATTTTCAATCTCAACTTCACAAGAGTCAGTATGGTTATTTCCATTATCTTCAGGCGTTGACAACGGCTCAGGATAATCCTCAAAAAACTGAAGGATTGATGAAAAAAGCTTTAGATTACGGATTGAATATGAAGCACGACAGAGCAATGGCAAAACTAAATCTGGCGGCTGCTGCACTTTCTAAAGGCAGAAAAAATGAAGCTCAAAAACTTTTGGATGAAGCTAAACAATTGGATTCTGCAGGAATGATGACCGACCAAATCAAAATGATGAAAGAGCAGATGAAAATGCCGACGATGCAAAAACATATGCACAACCCAAATATGCGAATGAGAGGAAAATTCCACTAA
- a CDS encoding trimeric intracellular cation channel family protein has translation MHEQINLIIEILGTISFAMSGSFAAMQKRLDPFGVLIIAFVTSVGGGTVRDLLLDVPVFWMTDMLTCGLIFTTCVFSMIFKSIEKNFKVTLFIFDSFGLGLFTIIGVQKGLSTGFHPLICLTLGTITGCFGGIIRDILLNRIPLIFRKEIYATACIVGGGTFLLLSKFTTLSYTLVQIFTILLIVTIRTLAVKYHWRIPKFYGYESNEEM, from the coding sequence GTGCACGAGCAAATCAATCTTATTATAGAAATCTTGGGAACTATTTCCTTTGCGATGTCGGGAAGTTTTGCAGCGATGCAAAAACGCTTGGATCCATTTGGTGTTTTGATTATCGCATTTGTAACATCCGTTGGTGGTGGGACCGTGAGAGATTTGTTGTTGGATGTTCCTGTTTTTTGGATGACCGATATGTTAACTTGTGGATTGATTTTCACCACTTGTGTCTTCTCAATGATTTTCAAATCTATAGAAAAGAATTTCAAAGTCACATTGTTTATATTCGATAGTTTCGGGTTGGGATTGTTCACCATTATTGGTGTTCAGAAAGGTTTGAGCACAGGTTTTCATCCTTTGATTTGTTTAACATTAGGAACAATTACGGGATGTTTTGGTGGGATTATTCGCGATATTTTGTTGAATAGAATTCCTTTAATCTTCCGAAAAGAAATCTATGCGACTGCCTGTATCGTAGGTGGAGGAACTTTTCTTTTGTTATCAAAATTCACAACACTTTCTTATACATTAGTGCAGATTTTCACCATTCTTTTGATTGTTACCATTAGAACTTTGGCGGTAAAATACCATTGGAGAATCCCGAAATTTTATGGCTACGAAAGCAACGAAGAAATGTAA
- a CDS encoding exodeoxyribonuclease III, translating into MRIISYNVNGIRAAFTKDFLGWLNVASPDVICIQESKAGNDQIDIESLEKLGYHSYWHSAVRKGYSGVGIASKVKPNHVEYGCGIESYDNEGRIMRADFNGFSVISVYVPSASNIERLEFKMQFCFDFLAYIKELRKTIPNLIISGDFNICHQAIDIHNPIGLANTSGFLPMEREWMTNFMKENSLTDSFRYFNDQPDQYSWWSYRAGSRARNKGWRLDYNFVSEPLKEKMTRAVILPEVKHSDHCPVLVELSL; encoded by the coding sequence ATGAGAATCATTTCCTACAACGTCAACGGAATCCGTGCTGCATTTACAAAAGACTTTTTAGGCTGGCTCAATGTTGCAAGTCCAGACGTGATTTGCATCCAAGAAAGCAAAGCTGGAAATGACCAAATTGATATAGAAAGTCTTGAAAAATTAGGCTATCACAGCTATTGGCATTCAGCAGTGAGGAAAGGCTACAGCGGGGTAGGAATCGCTTCCAAAGTAAAACCTAACCACGTAGAATATGGTTGCGGAATCGAAAGCTATGACAACGAGGGGAGAATAATGCGAGCAGATTTCAACGGATTTTCTGTAATTTCTGTTTACGTTCCATCCGCTTCCAATATAGAAAGATTAGAATTCAAAATGCAGTTCTGTTTTGACTTTTTGGCTTACATCAAAGAACTCAGAAAAACCATCCCAAACTTAATTATCAGTGGAGATTTCAATATTTGTCATCAAGCAATTGATATTCATAATCCAATAGGTTTGGCAAATACTTCTGGTTTCCTCCCAATGGAACGGGAATGGATGACCAACTTTATGAAAGAAAACAGTTTGACGGATAGTTTCAGATATTTTAATGATCAGCCAGATCAATACTCTTGGTGGAGTTACAGAGCCGGCTCAAGAGCCAGAAACAAAGGTTGGCGCTTGGATTATAACTTTGTCTCCGAACCATTAAAAGAAAAAATGACCAGAGCAGTAATTCTCCCAGAGGTCAAACACTCCGACCATTGTCCGGTTTTAGTAGAACTGAGTTTATAG
- a CDS encoding T9SS type A sorting domain-containing protein yields MRHYFILLISFFSITISAQNVNADVFEINHQASLYSKNLFKYKDKILFAGDDFYGYNYQLWVYNNTTKKSQLLRTISSGGNSAFFGSSPRFLELNDKVYFLADNTSKSVMELWVTDATSNGTQKVYEFPQRWVVEFKTFENKLFISTLSGLIISDGTTSGSKAISEIGSVEVTPGADHFGGYMIFGAKTGNYSNQLWATNGTETIRILDEVTNEILYVFTESFAYNLAGKFIFYGRNATGTKGGLWKFDFVTKKAKLITENYSFAGGVLVNDKLIYKAANSQNYGTLWSTDGTAENTIALNNENYFVATMTNQNFVMKNGNFAYFFPTIQNRNVLWRTDGTIEGTKPTNVVMNDYAPDLLYQLPLNKNLVIRTAGDEKRWLLDENEILTPLYQNLSDGAEMPGKIIFPYNNTKNGNELFQFDFVNKSVELFHDGNHSTGSNPKNFKINEKLLFTANDYEHGNSFYTLDSKTDVPKRIESINGFSDGTLIKVGDFYYLKPNATTNSIAKTDGSEERTEVVYIPNPDKIDEYSSFGNLNNQSLIFTTRNYDQLKLWKTDIDSYMATTIKTISISSNLPSTTETINYNGYLYFVVTTPDYKTQIWRTDGTAENTSLAPFTIPTSFTNDIPVFLTIFENKLLVSIDNRLWSYDSVTNDVKQITIPTDFQYGLPISSSKKPEIIDGKLYLLSQSGYGTVYKFDNLQDPPVAMVSDNMMGYFSEFQKCGNQIYFATGNNENRYNAFWSLDPVNNTSSLIFMNDYSGTNRVKNLACAKNYMYFSRENSNKLLRTSGTQDSITPIDITIDNADQLVSSDSIDNIFLFDGNLYLVLKTVESGQELFHVKTDLPTYLAVENGEPSKNSKIKISPNPTSGFIKIFAKTAINKVEVYDYSGVKILESQSDNLDFTKFNSGVYLVKIYTNDSIETKKIIKK; encoded by the coding sequence ATGAGACACTATTTTATCCTTTTAATTTCTTTTTTTTCAATAACGATTTCTGCACAGAATGTCAATGCTGATGTTTTTGAAATCAATCATCAGGCAAGTCTGTATTCCAAAAATCTTTTTAAGTATAAAGATAAAATTCTGTTTGCAGGAGATGATTTTTATGGCTATAATTATCAACTTTGGGTTTACAATAATACAACAAAAAAGAGCCAATTATTAAGAACAATTTCATCCGGAGGTAATTCTGCTTTTTTTGGTAGCTCTCCACGTTTTTTGGAATTGAATGATAAGGTTTATTTTTTAGCTGATAATACTTCCAAGTCTGTTATGGAACTTTGGGTAACAGATGCAACAAGTAATGGTACACAAAAAGTATATGAGTTTCCTCAAAGATGGGTTGTTGAATTTAAAACATTTGAAAATAAACTTTTTATAAGTACGTTGAGTGGTCTCATAATTTCGGATGGAACGACATCTGGTTCCAAAGCGATATCTGAAATTGGTTCGGTGGAAGTCACGCCAGGAGCTGATCATTTTGGTGGGTATATGATTTTTGGAGCAAAAACTGGGAACTATTCTAATCAGTTATGGGCAACCAATGGTACAGAAACCATCAGGATATTAGATGAAGTCACCAACGAAATTCTCTATGTTTTTACAGAGTCATTTGCATACAATCTTGCGGGTAAGTTTATTTTTTATGGACGCAATGCTACTGGAACAAAGGGTGGCCTTTGGAAATTTGATTTTGTAACAAAAAAAGCAAAGCTGATAACCGAAAATTATTCGTTTGCAGGAGGCGTTTTGGTGAATGATAAATTAATTTATAAAGCAGCTAATTCTCAAAACTATGGCACTCTGTGGTCAACGGATGGAACAGCTGAAAATACCATTGCGTTGAATAACGAGAATTATTTCGTTGCAACGATGACCAATCAGAATTTCGTAATGAAAAATGGAAATTTTGCTTATTTTTTTCCAACAATTCAGAACCGAAATGTTCTTTGGAGAACAGATGGTACTATTGAAGGTACAAAGCCTACCAATGTTGTTATGAATGATTATGCCCCAGATCTACTTTATCAGCTACCACTCAATAAAAATCTGGTAATAAGAACTGCCGGCGACGAAAAACGTTGGCTGTTAGATGAAAATGAAATCTTAACACCTTTGTACCAAAACTTAAGCGATGGTGCGGAGATGCCAGGAAAAATTATCTTTCCTTATAATAATACCAAAAATGGAAATGAGTTATTTCAGTTTGATTTTGTTAACAAATCTGTTGAGCTTTTCCATGATGGTAATCATTCTACGGGAAGTAATCCTAAAAATTTTAAAATCAATGAAAAACTTTTATTCACTGCAAATGATTATGAACACGGTAATTCATTTTATACTTTGGATAGTAAAACCGATGTTCCAAAAAGAATTGAATCTATCAATGGTTTTTCTGATGGAACATTAATCAAAGTAGGTGATTTTTACTATCTCAAGCCAAACGCTACAACCAATTCTATTGCAAAAACTGATGGAAGCGAAGAAAGAACAGAAGTTGTTTACATACCGAATCCGGATAAGATAGATGAATACAGTTCTTTTGGTAATCTCAATAATCAATCATTAATTTTTACAACTCGTAATTATGACCAGTTAAAATTGTGGAAAACTGATATTGACAGTTATATGGCTACAACAATTAAAACGATTTCTATATCATCTAATCTTCCCAGCACAACAGAAACTATTAACTACAATGGATATTTGTATTTTGTAGTAACAACTCCGGATTATAAAACACAAATATGGAGAACAGACGGAACTGCTGAAAATACAAGCTTGGCTCCTTTTACAATTCCTACTTCCTTCACCAATGATATACCCGTATTTTTAACCATCTTTGAAAATAAATTACTTGTCAGTATAGATAATAGACTCTGGTCGTATGATAGCGTTACAAATGATGTGAAACAAATCACCATTCCAACTGATTTTCAATATGGTTTACCAATTAGTTCATCCAAAAAACCTGAAATTATTGATGGTAAGCTTTATTTGCTATCTCAAAGTGGTTATGGGACTGTGTATAAATTCGATAATTTGCAGGATCCTCCGGTAGCAATGGTAAGTGATAATATGATGGGATATTTTTCTGAGTTCCAGAAATGTGGTAACCAAATTTACTTTGCTACAGGAAATAATGAAAACAGGTATAATGCTTTTTGGAGTTTAGATCCTGTCAATAACACCAGCAGTCTCATCTTTATGAATGATTACTCTGGAACTAATAGAGTTAAGAATTTGGCATGTGCAAAAAATTATATGTATTTCTCTCGTGAAAACAGTAACAAACTCTTACGTACCAGTGGAACACAAGATAGTATCACACCCATAGATATTACAATAGATAATGCCGATCAGTTGGTATCTTCAGATTCCATAGATAATATTTTTCTATTTGATGGTAACTTGTATTTGGTTCTTAAAACTGTAGAATCTGGTCAGGAACTTTTTCATGTCAAAACAGATTTGCCAACTTATCTTGCAGTGGAAAATGGAGAACCCTCAAAAAATTCGAAAATTAAAATTTCTCCCAATCCAACTTCTGGTTTTATAAAAATATTTGCAAAAACAGCGATTAATAAAGTTGAAGTTTACGATTATTCTGGAGTTAAAATACTTGAATCACAATCGGATAATTTGGATTTCACTAAATTTAATTCGGGAGTTTATTTGGTTAAAATTTATACCAATGATTCTATAGAAACAAAAAAAATAATTAAAAAATAA